Proteins encoded in a region of the Gammaproteobacteria bacterium genome:
- a CDS encoding TetR family transcriptional regulator, with the protein MSSSEHKTNPQVQRTHRLMLDAARGLLSEHGPEAVTHLRVAEAAGVARATVYRHWPERSDILLDLVRRGADLHPASPPADLPISDRMTRLLQTFAAALNGDSGQIMTAMISLAEWDKDVFAALERMTAFGPKLLRDLLRAGLEEGSITPGVDIDLLTDRLIGPLYLRRLLYHDEITATYVDHLVANTLTPHLSA; encoded by the coding sequence ATGTCCAGCTCTGAACACAAGACCAACCCGCAGGTCCAGCGCACCCATCGCCTGATGCTCGATGCAGCTCGTGGACTGCTTTCGGAACACGGCCCCGAAGCGGTAACCCACCTGCGGGTCGCCGAGGCGGCCGGTGTCGCCAGGGCCACGGTCTACCGCCACTGGCCCGAACGATCCGACATCCTGCTCGACCTCGTGCGCCGGGGAGCCGACCTCCACCCGGCCTCTCCCCCGGCGGATCTCCCCATCTCCGATCGAATGACCAGGCTCCTCCAGACGTTTGCTGCGGCCCTGAACGGCGACAGCGGACAGATCATGACCGCGATGATCAGCCTCGCCGAATGGGATAAGGACGTGTTCGCCGCGCTCGAACGAATGACGGCGTTCGGGCCGAAGCTGCTGCGGGATCTCCTGCGCGCCGGTCTCGAAGAGGGCTCAATCACCCCCGGCGTCGACATCGACCTGCTCACAGACCGGCTGATCGGCCCCCTCTACCTCCGACGGCTCCTCTACCACGACGAGATCACCGCCACGTACGTGGATCATCTCGTCGCGAACACCCTGACGCCGCACCTTTCCGCCTGA